Genomic segment of Aliarcobacter trophiarum LMG 25534:
ACAATTATGGTGCGACAACTATCTCCTACAGAATATGGTATTCCTCTTGAGATTTATTGTTTTACAGCAACAACAGTTTGGATTGATTATGAAAATATTCAGTCAGATATTTTCGATCATATCTATTCAGTTTTGGGCGAGTTTGATATAAAATCATATCAATATGGATAAAAAATATATAATTGAAGATACTTTCACTTATATATTAAAGTTTAAAAAATGAAAAGTTGCATATTTAAGAATCTAAAATTAGACTTTATAGAGTTACGATATGTAGAAGATATAAAAGATTGTGTAAAGATGCATATACACGAAGAACTTACAATCACTGCAATAAAAAAAGGTTCATTAAATCTTATTTTCAATGATACTTGTATTGAACTAAAACCAAATGAAATTACTATTATAAATAGTCAAGTTCCTCATAGTGCAACAACAAATGAAAAATCAAAAGATGGTTATGTTTTGTACTTAAAAAAAGAGTATTTACAAAAATTAGATTTTAATTTTTTATCAGCTTTTGAGTTAATCAAAAATAAAAATATATATAAAAGTTTTATAAAATTATCTGATTGTTTACTTGATACTAAAGTTTCTTTGATAGAAAAAGAGGAGGAACTTTATCTATTTTGTTTTACATTTTTCTCTTTTGAACAAACACAACAAAACTATAAAGAAGAGTCAATTTTAGCTATGAAGATAAAAAGGTATTTAGATGAAAATTATCTTGAAGAGCTTATCTTAGATGAGTTAGCTTTGAAGTTTGATTTAACAGTTGTTCATCTAATACGAGTATTTAAAAAGGAGTTTGGGCTTCCAATTCATTCATATATTTTAAATAAAAAAGTACATCTTGCAAAAGAGTTATTAGTGTCAAATATCTCTATTTCTCAAATAGCACAAAATAGTGGTTTTTTTGACCAAAGCCACTTAAATAGAAGCTTTAAAAGAATCTTTCAAATTACACCAAAAGCGTATCAAAAAAATATTTTTCCAAAATGTTAATTTTGTACAAGATTTTATTTTTTGTAAAAGTTATAATTTGCAAAATTTATAAAGGAGTTTAACATGGATGTAAATATTATAAAACAAATTATCTATTTTTCTCTTCTCTGCCTCAAAACTTTCTAATACTTAAAACATAAAAAAACAAATCAAAAAATAAAAAATCATAACGGAGTAAACCATGAGTTTCAAAAAATATAAGCAATATCCAATTGTTAAAAATTTCAAAAGAGAATGGGCAGATAAAACTATAACAAAAGCACCAATTTATTGTAGTGTAGATTTAAGAGATGGAAATCAAGCCTTGATAAACCCTTTAACTGTTGAACAAAAATTGGAGTATTTTAAAGCTTTAGTAAAAATGGGTTTTAAACAAATAGAAGTTAGTTATCCAAGTGCTAGTGATACAGATTTTAACTTTACTAGAAAATTAATAGAAGAGGACTTAGTTCCTGATGATGTAGCCATTCAGATTTTAATTCCTTCAAAAAAAGAGTGGATTAAAAAAAGCGTTGAAGCTATGAAAGATGTAAAAAATGGAATCTTCCATTTATACAATCCAACAAATGAGTTTCAAAGAAGAGTTGTTTTTCAAAAAAGTGATGATGAAATAATACAAATGGCAGTTGAAGCTATGCAATATTTAGGTGAACTTACAAAAGATTTTGAAGGAAAGGTAACTTATCAATATTCACCAGAAAGCTTTTCTCAAACAGATTTAGAGTTCGCTGTAAAAATTTGCAATGAAGTTATAGATGTAGTAAAACCAACTATTGATAAGAAGATGATAATAAACTTACCAAATACCCTTGAAGCTTGCACAGCGAATGTATACGCAGATAGAATAGAGTGGATGTGTAAGAATTTAAATTATCGTGAAGCTTTGATTATTAGTGTTCATCCTCATAATGATAGAGGAACTTCAGTAGCAAGTGCTGAGTTAGCTGTACTTGCAGGTGCTCAGAAAGTTGAGGGAACACTATTTGGAAATGGTGAAAGGGCAGGGAACTTAGATATAATAAATTTTGCTTTTAATATTTATTCACAAGGAATTGACCCAAAACTTGATTTATCAATAATCGATGAAGTAAAAGATATGTATGAAGATAAAACGGGAATTTTGGTACATCCAAGACATCCTTTTGTTGGCGATATGATATTTACTGCTTTTAGTGGAGGACATCAAGATGCTATCAAAAAAGGAATAGATTTTTATAGACAAACAAATAGTAAAATTTGGAATGTACCATATTTACCAATAGATCCAAAAGATATAAAAAGAGGATATGAAAAAGTTATACGTGTAAACTCTCAATCAGGAAAAGGAGGAGTAAGTTTTATAATAAGTGAATTTTTAGGTGTAAATATAAATAAAGATGAAGCTATAAAATTTGGTTTAGTCATAAAAGAAGAATCAGATAGATTAAAAAGAGAGTTGAAAAGAGATGAAATAATAGAGCTTTATAAAAAACATATAAGTGAACAAAATGAAGCTTTTTATAACTGATATTTTTAAGTCAAAGCAAATTAAAAAAATTGTATCCTATATAGTTTTAAAATTTAAATAAAGGATATTATATGAAACACGAATTAATGAAATTACCATATGCAAGTTTAGCTCCACTTATGTCAGATGAGACTTTAGAGTATCATCATGGGAAACATCACAATACTTATGTTACAAATTTAAATAACCTAATTGCAGGGACAAAATTTGAAGAAATGAGTCTTGAAGATATTGTAAAAAAATCTGAAGGTGGATTATTTAATAATGCTGCTCAAGTGTTTAACCACGATTTCTTTTTCAATGGTTTAACTCCAACTCAAGGTGCAATTCCAGCAAATGTTGAAGCTGCTTTAACAAAAGCTTTTGGAAGTGTTGATAAATTTAAAGAAGAGTTTACAGCTAAAGCTATTGGACAATTTGGTTCAGGATGGGCTTGGTTAGTTCTTGATGGAGCTAATTTAAAAATTGTTACAACTTCAAATGCAGGATGTCCAATAACTGATGGATTAAAACCTGTTTTAACATGTGATGTGTGGGAACATGCATACTATATTGATACAAGAAATGCAAGACCAAAATTCTTAGAAAATTTCTGGAAACTTGTAAACTGGGATGTAGTAGCTAAAAAACTAGCATAATTTAAAAGTAAAAGTATGGAGATTTTCCATACTTTTATATAAAATAAACTCAAATAATCTTAGTTGTTTTTACAACTTTTATTACATTTTGCATCTAAACTATATTTCCCAGCCCCAATAAACATAATAGAAACTGAAGCTAAAAGATATAATAAAGGTAACTCAATCACAGGACCACCAGTTTTTCCTAAAACAAATAAATCTGAACTATGAGCTAAGAAAATAGCAAAAACCATTGTTAATGCAAAAAATAGAGATGAAATTCTAGTAAATAGACCTAGAATAATTAAAATAGGGAAAAGAATCTCTCCTAAATATACACCATAAGCAAAAAATTCTGGTAAACCAGCTTGAGTAACTAAAAATTTGATACCATCAATTCCATTTAAAAATTTAGCAATACCATGAAATAGCATAAGTCCTGCTATACTTACTCTTAAAATTAATTTTCCTATCTCTTCATTTAAAATATAAGATAATTTATTTTCACAACATCTCATAAAAGCTCCTTTAAAAAAATTTTGAAATTGTATCTTGTTTAAAGTTAAATTAACTACTAATTAGTAATATATTTTTAAAAATTAAACTAATTTTATTTAAATTCTATTTTTCCTTGGCTTGAAAGTAATGCTCCGCAAAGATTATATAAAACTCTAGCTCCAACATTTAAATCCCACTCATTATCTCCAACTTCGCATAAATCAAATCCAATGATTTTTTTTCCACTTTTTACAATCATAAAGATAAGATGTTCAAGCTCTCCATATCTTAATCCACTTGGAACTGGAGTTCCTGTATTTGGGCAGTTTAAAGGTTCAAGTCCATCTATATCAACAGATAGATATACATTTTGTGGTAGTTGTTCAATGTATGGTAAAAAGATATCTTCAAGAGATTTCCCACTTGCTAGTTGGCATTGCATATCTGTATCGTATAGACAAGCTCCTTTTTTTTCTAAATTAGTCATTCTTTTTGCTTCTTCGCTACTATAGTCTCTAATCCCTATTTGTACTAGCTTTGAGACCTTAGAACAATCTTTTAAAACATTATAAAAAATAGATGCATGAGAGTAAGTAAAACCTTCATAAGCCTCTCTTAAATCATGATGGGCATCTATATGAAGTATTCCAAAATCTTCTTTCGTTGAGTCATTTATAGCTTTTATTTGTCCATAAGGAGTTGAGTGGTCACCTCCAACTAAAGCAGCAAATTTTCCATTTTCTATAGTTTCCATACTCTTTTTATATACATAATCATTTAAGTATTTTGAAGCTTCATTTACAAAGGCTAAAGATTTTTTGTCCTCTTTTGAGATCTCTAAAGCTTCTATTACTTTTATAGCTTTTTTTCTTGCAACAATACTTAGTTTTTTTATTCTTTTTGAATAATCTAACATTGTAATTCCAGCTTTATAAGGCTTTATATAGTGATAATTTTCTAAATCTAGTTGGTGACTAGCTTCTTTAAAACTACTTGCAGCTTTTGCAGTTCCTTCCCCATAAGATACAGTTGCTTCCCATGGAACAGGAAGAATTATTAAACTAGCCTCTTTGGGATCAAGTTTTCCTCCCAAAAAACCATCATCTTTTTTTGGAGGAAGCCCTTTTTCTAAAATTTCTATATCCTCTTTTAAGCTTCTAAATTTCATAATATCTCCTAAAGTTTTTTTGAAGTTTAGTCAAGTTTTGCTTTTTTTGTATTTAATCTATTCTTATTTTATATTTTAAAAAATTATCAGATTTACCTAAAGATAACTATTTTTCTGATAGAATTTAAGAAAATTTAGGAAAATATATTTGAAACTATTACATACTATTAGAAAATCTATATTTTTAACAACTTTTTTATCACTTGTTTTTGCCTTTTCTATCTCGTTTTTATCTCAATATAACTTTTTCTTTAAAAATCTAAAACAATTAGAATTTGAGTTTGTAGAACAAAAAAAGAAAGAGGTGAAAAATGAAGTTTTAATGCTTCATGGTCTTATAAAATATAAAGAGGAGCTTCTTTATAAAACTCTAGAAGAAAAGTTAAAAAATAGAGTTAATCAAGCTTACTCTTTGGCTCTTAGTATATACAATAAAAATGTAGGTATAAAGAGTGAAGATGAGATAAAACTTTTAATTGCAAAAGCTCTTTTAGATTTTAAGTTTCAAGATAAAAATGAGTATTTCTTTATAAATAGTAATAGTGGAAATGCTATATTGTTTAACAAAGAGATAAGATTAAGTGAAAATTTAAATATCTTAGACTTAAAAGATATAAATAATAAAAATATAGTACAAACTCAAATAAAAATAGCAAAAGAGAGTAAAGAGGGGTTTACTATAAATAGTTTTGTTAAACCAAGTGGTGATTCTAAAGAGTATACAAAATTAACATACATAAAACTTTTTGAACCATTTGATTGGCATATTGGAACAGGAGAATATCTTGATGCTTTAAGAGAGAAAAATAAGAGTGAATTTTTGGATTGGATAAGTTCATTAAAATATGAAAATAGCCAATACACTTTTTTAAATACAACAGATGGATATAGTTTAATATTTGAAGGTAAAAAATTACAACATCCAGAGAAACACCCTTTTCCAAACTATTTAAAAAAACAAGTAGAGATTTCAAAAAATCAAGATGGTGGTTTTTATGAGTATAAATTTAAAAAACCAAATAGTGTAGAAGTATTTGATAAAATCTCTTATGTTAAAGAGTATGATACTTATGGTTGGATTATTGGAAGTGGAGTTTATTTAGATGAGGTTAAAAATGATATTCAAAATAAAGAGCTTTTTTTTAGGGAAAATATAAATAGACAACTCTTTTTATTAATTACAATTTTTATAATTATAGTTATGGTAGCCTATATAATATCTATAAAAATTTCAAAGTATATAAATATAAATATAGAAAATATAATT
This window contains:
- a CDS encoding helix-turn-helix domain-containing protein, encoding MKSCIFKNLKLDFIELRYVEDIKDCVKMHIHEELTITAIKKGSLNLIFNDTCIELKPNEITIINSQVPHSATTNEKSKDGYVLYLKKEYLQKLDFNFLSAFELIKNKNIYKSFIKLSDCLLDTKVSLIEKEEELYLFCFTFFSFEQTQQNYKEESILAMKIKRYLDENYLEELILDELALKFDLTVVHLIRVFKKEFGLPIHSYILNKKVHLAKELLVSNISISQIAQNSGFFDQSHLNRSFKRIFQITPKAYQKNIFPKC
- a CDS encoding arginase family protein, which codes for MKFRSLKEDIEILEKGLPPKKDDGFLGGKLDPKEASLIILPVPWEATVSYGEGTAKAASSFKEASHQLDLENYHYIKPYKAGITMLDYSKRIKKLSIVARKKAIKVIEALEISKEDKKSLAFVNEASKYLNDYVYKKSMETIENGKFAALVGGDHSTPYGQIKAINDSTKEDFGILHIDAHHDLREAYEGFTYSHASIFYNVLKDCSKVSKLVQIGIRDYSSEEAKRMTNLEKKGACLYDTDMQCQLASGKSLEDIFLPYIEQLPQNVYLSVDIDGLEPLNCPNTGTPVPSGLRYGELEHLIFMIVKSGKKIIGFDLCEVGDNEWDLNVGARVLYNLCGALLSSQGKIEFK
- a CDS encoding 2-isopropylmalate synthase, with amino-acid sequence MSFKKYKQYPIVKNFKREWADKTITKAPIYCSVDLRDGNQALINPLTVEQKLEYFKALVKMGFKQIEVSYPSASDTDFNFTRKLIEEDLVPDDVAIQILIPSKKEWIKKSVEAMKDVKNGIFHLYNPTNEFQRRVVFQKSDDEIIQMAVEAMQYLGELTKDFEGKVTYQYSPESFSQTDLEFAVKICNEVIDVVKPTIDKKMIINLPNTLEACTANVYADRIEWMCKNLNYREALIISVHPHNDRGTSVASAELAVLAGAQKVEGTLFGNGERAGNLDIINFAFNIYSQGIDPKLDLSIIDEVKDMYEDKTGILVHPRHPFVGDMIFTAFSGGHQDAIKKGIDFYRQTNSKIWNVPYLPIDPKDIKRGYEKVIRVNSQSGKGGVSFIISEFLGVNINKDEAIKFGLVIKEESDRLKRELKRDEIIELYKKHISEQNEAFYN
- a CDS encoding DoxX family protein, translating into MRCCENKLSYILNEEIGKLILRVSIAGLMLFHGIAKFLNGIDGIKFLVTQAGLPEFFAYGVYLGEILFPILIILGLFTRISSLFFALTMVFAIFLAHSSDLFVLGKTGGPVIELPLLYLLASVSIMFIGAGKYSLDAKCNKSCKNN
- a CDS encoding superoxide dismutase, which codes for MKHELMKLPYASLAPLMSDETLEYHHGKHHNTYVTNLNNLIAGTKFEEMSLEDIVKKSEGGLFNNAAQVFNHDFFFNGLTPTQGAIPANVEAALTKAFGSVDKFKEEFTAKAIGQFGSGWAWLVLDGANLKIVTTSNAGCPITDGLKPVLTCDVWEHAYYIDTRNARPKFLENFWKLVNWDVVAKKLA
- a CDS encoding cache domain-containing protein; protein product: MKLLHTIRKSIFLTTFLSLVFAFSISFLSQYNFFFKNLKQLEFEFVEQKKKEVKNEVLMLHGLIKYKEELLYKTLEEKLKNRVNQAYSLALSIYNKNVGIKSEDEIKLLIAKALLDFKFQDKNEYFFINSNSGNAILFNKEIRLSENLNILDLKDINNKNIVQTQIKIAKESKEGFTINSFVKPSGDSKEYTKLTYIKLFEPFDWHIGTGEYLDALREKNKSEFLDWISSLKYENSQYTFLNTTDGYSLIFEGKKLQHPEKHPFPNYLKKQVEISKNQDGGFYEYKFKKPNSVEVFDKISYVKEYDTYGWIIGSGVYLDEVKNDIQNKELFFRENINRQLFLLITIFIIIVMVAYIISIKISKYININIENIISSFTKASFENSIMDTSRLTYSEFIGLADSLNYTLTNNILAEEKLQEYIKIVNQNVITSTTNKDGVIIDVSEAFCEISGYTKEETIGKTHSIVRHPDVPIEFYKNMWDTLLAKKEWRGEIRNLNKSEKEYWVFASITPIIKHGEIEGFTAIRTNITDKKHIEKLSITDELTTLYNRRYFNIKFEDEIKRAKRDKKTICIIILDIDYFKQYNDTYGHQKGDYVLFEVSKVLKVKTNRASDFAFRVGGEEFVIIASIEEDKILQFVSSIKEGIENLKIEHIGNKASKYVTASFGVVCIKDTNTLTFHELYKKADDNLYEAKKAGRNSIFFE